Proteins from a genomic interval of Streptomyces sp. NBC_01445:
- a CDS encoding kinase, with the protein MLTDRRAVVSRGGYGSRVIVGSEETRLVVVRGNSASGKSSVAAGIRDRFGRGLALVGQDNLRRMVLRERDVAGGKNIGLIDTVARYSLDAGYHVVVEGIMYADRYGPMLEDLVGEHRGVSRCYYLDVPLAETFARHATKPDLDYLTQVTEQHLQGWYRERDLLPSGIETVIDASSTLEGTVARIVRETGLDQVRPIDS; encoded by the coding sequence GTGTTGACCGACAGGCGGGCTGTTGTCAGTCGTGGTGGCTACGGTTCTCGGGTGATCGTGGGAAGTGAAGAGACCCGGCTGGTGGTCGTGCGCGGGAACTCGGCGTCGGGCAAGTCGTCGGTGGCGGCCGGGATCCGGGACCGTTTCGGCCGGGGCCTGGCTCTGGTCGGTCAGGACAACCTGCGCCGGATGGTGCTGCGTGAGCGGGATGTGGCCGGCGGCAAGAACATCGGGCTGATCGATACGGTGGCCCGCTATTCGCTCGATGCCGGCTACCACGTCGTGGTCGAGGGCATCATGTATGCGGACCGGTACGGGCCGATGCTCGAGGACCTGGTCGGCGAGCATCGGGGTGTCTCCCGCTGCTACTACCTGGACGTGCCCTTGGCGGAGACGTTCGCGCGGCATGCGACCAAGCCCGACCTCGACTATCTGACCCAGGTCACCGAGCAACACCTTCAGGGCTGGTACCGGGAGCGAGATCTGCTGCCCAGCGGAATCGAGACGGTGATTGACGCGAGCAGCACGCTGGAGGGGACCGTGGCGCGCATCGTGCGCGAGACCGGGCTGGACCAGGTTCGGCCGATCGACAGCTGA
- a CDS encoding DUF6417 family protein gives MRVLGQLSQILLALAVVLQDMNSDATSLIPAQDTTACRLEMLTLDEAHDLLRLLQLMAAEGLDELSEEAEWFAREIASRIPSEN, from the coding sequence GTGCGGGTGCTCGGGCAGCTCTCCCAGATCCTCTTGGCCCTGGCCGTCGTTCTCCAGGACATGAACTCGGATGCCACCAGCCTGATCCCGGCGCAGGACACCACGGCGTGCCGTCTGGAAATGCTCACCCTCGACGAAGCCCACGACCTGCTACGCCTTCTTCAGTTGATGGCTGCGGAGGGCCTGGACGAGCTGAGTGAGGAAGCCGAGTGGTTCGCCCGGGAGATTGCCTCGCGCATCCCCTCGGAGAACTGA
- a CDS encoding fic family toxin-antitoxin system, toxin component — protein sequence MDLYIDVPWVLQVAEIAGAADPAPDDYGVPVAAVACHRAELLETPVYDGPYARAAALVHILGRCRWLERSNLAVAAATGVTYLEASGVSVAPTKEDAVALRDLLRDPGCNAKQIADLLRAWPQTT from the coding sequence ATGGACCTTTACATCGATGTCCCCTGGGTCTTGCAGGTCGCGGAGATCGCAGGCGCGGCAGATCCCGCACCGGACGACTACGGGGTGCCGGTCGCTGCGGTCGCCTGTCACCGGGCAGAACTCCTGGAGACACCGGTCTACGACGGCCCGTACGCCCGTGCCGCCGCCCTCGTGCACATCCTCGGCCGCTGCCGCTGGCTCGAACGTTCCAATCTGGCAGTGGCCGCAGCCACCGGCGTTACATATCTGGAAGCCTCGGGTGTCTCAGTCGCGCCCACCAAAGAGGACGCCGTCGCCCTGCGCGACCTGCTGCGGGATCCAGGCTGCAACGCCAAGCAGATCGCCGACCTGCTGCGCGCCTGGCCGCAGACCACCTGA
- a CDS encoding peptidase E, protein MDDDGLLDDWVLGHARASRPKVCFVPTASGDAPAYLDRFLSAFQSRACEPSVLPLFRRELDDAALRRFLLSQDVVYVGGGNTANLLAVWRAHGVDRLLCEAYDRGTLLCGISAGANCWAEGSHTDSFGPLTFLPDGLGLLSGSVCPHYDSEPGRRSSYQAAVATGALPAGWALEDGVGALFTDGLLTETVTRTPQTHLYQVEPDGEDGATERALPCRLLPEAQ, encoded by the coding sequence ATGGACGACGATGGCCTGTTGGACGACTGGGTGCTTGGTCACGCACGCGCTTCTCGGCCCAAGGTGTGCTTTGTGCCCACGGCCAGCGGTGATGCCCCCGCCTACCTCGACCGATTTCTCTCCGCGTTCCAGTCACGCGCCTGTGAGCCCAGTGTCTTGCCACTGTTCCGGAGGGAGCTCGATGACGCCGCGTTGCGCAGGTTTCTGCTCTCTCAAGACGTCGTGTATGTAGGGGGCGGCAACACCGCGAACTTGCTGGCAGTCTGGCGTGCGCACGGTGTGGACCGGCTACTGTGCGAGGCCTACGATCGCGGCACGTTGCTGTGCGGTATCAGCGCTGGCGCCAACTGCTGGGCCGAAGGTTCGCATACTGACTCCTTCGGGCCGCTGACGTTTCTGCCGGACGGGCTGGGCCTGCTGTCCGGCTCGGTCTGCCCGCACTACGACAGTGAACCGGGCCGCCGCTCCTCCTACCAAGCAGCCGTAGCCACCGGCGCGCTCCCCGCCGGGTGGGCGCTGGAGGACGGTGTCGGCGCCCTCTTCACGGACGGCCTCCTGACCGAAACGGTGACCCGCACGCCGCAGACCCACCTGTATCAGGTCGAGCCGGATGGGGAAGACGGAGCCACGGAGCGAGCCCTACCGTGCCGCTTGCTCCCCGAAGCACAGTGA
- a CDS encoding GNAT family N-acetyltransferase, which produces MAGTGTPLVREATAEDWPAMWAFMEGIVRAGETFSWDRETTQEQARVMWFPQPPGHTFVAVGSGGEILGTANSVRNHRGGASHIASASFMVDPAHSGRGVGRALGEHVLEQARHDGFRAMQFNAVVETNTRAVALWRSLGLKVVGTLPEGFRHPVHGYVGLHIMHRAL; this is translated from the coding sequence GTGGCAGGCACCGGTACACCGCTGGTTCGGGAGGCGACCGCGGAAGACTGGCCCGCGATGTGGGCGTTCATGGAAGGCATCGTGCGGGCCGGTGAGACCTTTTCCTGGGATCGCGAAACCACCCAGGAGCAGGCGCGGGTGATGTGGTTCCCGCAGCCGCCCGGGCACACGTTCGTCGCCGTGGGCAGCGGTGGCGAGATCCTCGGGACCGCCAACAGCGTCCGCAACCATCGCGGGGGCGCCTCGCACATCGCAAGTGCCAGCTTCATGGTGGATCCGGCGCACTCCGGGCGGGGCGTTGGACGGGCGCTCGGGGAACACGTCCTCGAGCAGGCGCGGCACGACGGGTTCCGGGCCATGCAGTTCAACGCCGTCGTGGAGACCAATACGCGGGCGGTCGCCCTCTGGCGCTCGCTCGGCCTCAAGGTGGTGGGGACCCTCCCGGAAGGCTTCCGCCATCCGGTGCACGGATACGTGGGTCTGCACATCATGCACCGGGCACTCTGA
- a CDS encoding nuclear transport factor 2 family protein — MYVTEAHALSAPAAETEKVVAELRDRTEILDALYRFGLGQDLKDPQLFASAFAADAELDFAPAAAKWGGKPALMVGRDTIVTTILGLFAGRVDTTHQVTNARIAVDGATARLTALVEAQHLLVADRRTFALLKNPYAVDLVRDGDRWVIRRMRIDNAWFTGDPTTIFAA, encoded by the coding sequence ATGTACGTAACCGAGGCGCACGCCCTTTCTGCCCCGGCCGCCGAGACCGAGAAGGTTGTCGCGGAGCTGCGCGACCGTACGGAGATCCTCGACGCGCTGTACCGGTTCGGCCTGGGCCAGGACCTGAAGGATCCGCAACTGTTTGCCTCCGCCTTCGCCGCCGACGCCGAGCTGGACTTTGCCCCGGCGGCAGCGAAGTGGGGAGGCAAACCGGCGCTGATGGTCGGCCGGGACACGATCGTCACCACGATCCTCGGTCTGTTCGCCGGACGGGTGGACACCACCCACCAAGTCACCAATGCGCGGATCGCCGTCGACGGCGCCACCGCGCGTCTGACCGCGCTGGTGGAGGCCCAGCACCTGCTCGTTGCCGACCGCCGAACCTTCGCCCTGCTGAAGAACCCTTACGCCGTCGATCTGGTCCGCGACGGCGACCGCTGGGTGATCCGCAGGATGCGCATCGACAACGCCTGGTTCACCGGCGACCCCACCACGATCTTCGCCGCCTGA
- a CDS encoding LysR family transcriptional regulator, giving the protein MLERHELDAFLALAEELHFGRTAERLHLSTTRVSQTIAKLERRVGVPLFNRTSRRVELTAVGRQLEEELRPAWIKIAAAFERAVDAGRGVTGTLRVAFVGAAGGQLLAGAAELFRRRDPGCEVRLREAQMADVFPWLRDGEVDIALTHHPVDEPGLVCGPVLVREARMLAVPSGHPFARRESLSLEDLAQVRLLRLPENVPDSLQRNCTPSATPAGHPIEHGPATATFNEMLTLIGAGQGAFTVGAQVRRYYARPDVTYVPFSDAPPLEWALQWRADAATARVRAFNESALMLVGG; this is encoded by the coding sequence ATGTTGGAACGACACGAACTGGACGCCTTTCTCGCCCTTGCCGAGGAACTGCATTTCGGCCGGACCGCCGAGCGTCTGCACCTGTCCACCACCCGGGTCAGCCAGACCATCGCGAAATTGGAACGCCGTGTCGGGGTCCCGCTGTTCAACCGCACCAGCCGCCGCGTGGAACTGACCGCGGTCGGCCGACAGTTGGAGGAGGAGCTCCGGCCGGCCTGGATCAAGATCGCCGCCGCCTTCGAGCGGGCGGTCGATGCCGGCCGCGGCGTCACCGGAACACTGCGCGTCGCGTTCGTCGGCGCCGCCGGTGGCCAGCTCCTGGCAGGAGCCGCCGAGTTGTTCCGCAGGCGCGATCCCGGCTGTGAGGTACGACTGCGCGAGGCGCAGATGGCCGACGTCTTCCCCTGGCTCCGCGATGGCGAGGTCGACATCGCCCTGACCCACCACCCCGTGGACGAACCCGGACTCGTCTGCGGCCCGGTACTCGTGCGCGAGGCACGCATGCTGGCCGTTCCCTCGGGACATCCCTTCGCCCGTCGCGAGTCGCTGTCCCTGGAGGATCTTGCCCAGGTGAGACTCCTGCGACTGCCCGAAAACGTGCCGGACTCCCTGCAGCGGAATTGCACGCCTTCCGCCACACCGGCCGGACACCCGATCGAGCACGGCCCCGCGACCGCGACGTTCAACGAGATGCTCACCCTCATTGGCGCCGGTCAGGGCGCCTTCACCGTCGGCGCGCAGGTCCGCCGCTACTACGCCCGCCCCGACGTCACTTACGTCCCGTTCAGCGACGCCCCACCACTGGAGTGGGCCCTCCAATGGCGCGCCGACGCCGCCACCGCCCGTGTCCGTGCTTTCAACGAGTCCGCCCTCATGCTGGTCGGCGGATGA
- a CDS encoding lipase family protein, with the protein MIGIATLAAAVLSPAAVSAAPAKAAAPADFYQAPSPLPAGEPGAVIRTQPATVVATAVTATATTVMYHSRNAQNADIAVTGTVFKPTLPWLGAGSRPWVDLAVGTQGLGQQCAPSKQFVAGTEQELEPVAALLAKGWGVVVSDYEGYTTGSTPTYVAGVSEAHTVLDMARAAASIPGTGVSAATPWATMGYSQGGGASGWAASLAPSYAADLKLITDVSGGVPADVRNVAESLDGSVTGEGLQLYALIGLQQAYPGQFPLDDSLSAAGKATEASLKTQCVVQTLAGYPLKKFSDYSTGATIQQFDAQPGVASVYAQNNLITRPAPTVPVLQYHGALDEIIPIGQARALNQAWCTAGVRTVFTVVPADHIAGETAGLPAAVSWLSDRFAGRPAPTTCS; encoded by the coding sequence TTGATCGGCATTGCCACGCTGGCAGCGGCGGTCCTATCTCCTGCCGCGGTTTCCGCCGCGCCTGCCAAGGCTGCCGCGCCAGCAGACTTCTACCAGGCGCCGTCGCCACTGCCGGCCGGTGAACCTGGCGCGGTCATCCGGACCCAGCCCGCGACGGTTGTCGCGACCGCGGTGACCGCAACTGCCACTACGGTGATGTACCACTCCCGCAACGCCCAGAACGCCGACATCGCGGTCACCGGCACGGTATTTAAACCGACGCTGCCGTGGCTCGGTGCCGGGTCCCGGCCGTGGGTGGATCTCGCGGTCGGCACCCAGGGTCTGGGGCAACAGTGCGCGCCGTCCAAACAGTTCGTCGCCGGCACTGAACAGGAACTCGAACCGGTCGCGGCGCTGCTGGCGAAGGGCTGGGGTGTCGTTGTCAGCGACTACGAGGGTTACACCACCGGTTCCACCCCCACCTATGTTGCCGGAGTCTCCGAGGCGCACACCGTCCTGGACATGGCCCGCGCGGCTGCCTCGATCCCCGGGACGGGCGTCTCGGCGGCAACCCCTTGGGCCACGATGGGCTACTCGCAGGGTGGCGGCGCGTCAGGCTGGGCGGCGTCGCTGGCCCCTTCCTATGCTGCGGACCTCAAGCTGATCACCGATGTGTCCGGCGGTGTGCCGGCGGACGTCCGGAACGTGGCCGAATCCCTGGACGGCAGTGTCACCGGCGAGGGCCTGCAGCTCTACGCGCTGATCGGCCTCCAGCAGGCCTACCCCGGCCAGTTCCCACTGGATGACTCCCTCAGCGCTGCAGGCAAGGCCACCGAGGCGTCATTGAAAACCCAATGCGTCGTGCAGACCCTCGCCGGTTACCCCTTGAAGAAGTTCAGCGACTACTCGACGGGCGCGACGATTCAGCAGTTCGACGCACAACCCGGTGTCGCCTCCGTGTACGCGCAGAACAACCTGATCACCCGGCCGGCACCGACCGTACCCGTGCTGCAATACCACGGCGCCCTAGACGAAATCATTCCTATCGGCCAAGCTCGCGCCCTGAACCAAGCTTGGTGCACCGCAGGCGTCCGCACGGTCTTCACCGTCGTACCCGCAGATCACATCGCCGGCGAAACCGCCGGCCTACCCGCTGCGGTCAGCTGGCTGTCCGACCGGTTCGCCGGGCGGCCCGCGCCGACCACCTGCTCATAG
- a CDS encoding helix-turn-helix transcriptional regulator → MAQTIDTPFVGRADELTRLTGVLERAAVGDPRAVLVAGDAGVGKTRTLTVAAAHAAGTGMTVLTGRCVDLGDVGLPYLPFTEILGAAAADERFAPAFAAYPAVERLIGTDAAAGPAADAGSRLQLFEGIAGLLADLTALAPLLLVIEDLHWADQSSRDLLRFLLSRGVLQRPTPGGPRHRLAVFASYRADDLHRRHPLRPLLAELVRLPAVDRLELHPLADADVARLVYAQRTGPVSDSTVRRIVDRAEGNAFYAEELLAALPEDDEGADSAALPSGLADVLLIRIEQLTETAQQVLRTAAVAGRRVGHDLLRGAVQLPQEELESALREAVGHQLLVTDDDATYSFRHALTREAVYADLLPGERVRLHGVFAALLAGEGRSTNSAAERAHHSRASHDLADALAASLEAADHAQRLRAPAEELRHLETALELWAVVDASAHPEHSDPVTLTLRASAAAAHAGEPHRAVQLTRSALARAGSEADSELAARVRYTLAGNLMRIDNLQAAFAYSSEALGLIPAEPPSRTWVWAAATHVMAARYVGRDEDAERVARQALDIAEGLRLADAQADLVISLVGLEAHNRRTPQGREQLLRARELARTAGNLQVEMRALYNLAIGCYECGEMDPCLTWISDGLDRARRAGLLSSPYAVELRYLQSLLLYTLGRWDECTRTAADDVTLLTATSGFATAPALYVALARGEFDVAVGGSRALLDGPPDWMASLVASIVLTDAAALRGDAEDCVRQMGTAVDALTEGSGSDRPDAVVRLAALTLSAVADAAEESRLAGDAPRTSRWTDSAAELVELARTTAAHGEDGTEQGPEGLAWLARAQAEGVRAATGPDVAAWERAVTAFGYGEPYELARCRRRLAEALLAAGRREEAAEQAHAARDTAVRLGAVPLREALDTLVRRGRLAKAPAAGEIADLTARESEVLRLLGRGRTNRQIGEELYISGKTASVHVSNILAKLGAASRTEAVGIAYREGLIEPETSASG, encoded by the coding sequence GTGGCCCAGACAATCGATACACCGTTCGTCGGCCGGGCAGACGAGCTCACCCGGCTCACCGGCGTGCTGGAGCGGGCCGCGGTCGGCGACCCGCGCGCCGTCCTCGTGGCCGGGGACGCTGGCGTCGGTAAGACCCGCACGCTGACGGTGGCTGCGGCGCACGCCGCAGGCACCGGCATGACCGTCTTGACCGGCCGCTGCGTGGACCTCGGGGACGTCGGCCTGCCATACCTCCCGTTCACGGAGATCCTCGGCGCTGCGGCCGCCGACGAGCGGTTTGCCCCGGCCTTCGCCGCGTACCCGGCGGTGGAGCGCCTGATCGGCACGGATGCGGCTGCCGGCCCCGCGGCCGACGCAGGCAGCCGCCTCCAGCTCTTTGAGGGCATCGCTGGACTCCTCGCCGACCTGACGGCCCTGGCCCCGCTTCTCCTGGTCATTGAGGACCTCCACTGGGCGGACCAGTCTTCTCGCGACCTGCTCCGCTTTCTGCTCAGCCGGGGTGTCCTGCAGCGGCCCACGCCTGGCGGCCCGCGCCACCGGCTCGCGGTCTTCGCCTCGTACCGCGCGGACGATCTGCACCGCCGTCACCCGCTGCGGCCTCTGCTCGCCGAGTTGGTCAGGCTGCCCGCCGTCGACCGGCTGGAACTGCACCCGCTGGCTGACGCGGACGTGGCCCGGCTCGTGTACGCGCAACGCACCGGCCCTGTCTCCGACAGCACGGTTCGCCGCATCGTCGACCGCGCCGAGGGAAACGCCTTCTACGCCGAGGAGTTGCTCGCCGCGCTGCCCGAGGACGACGAGGGCGCGGACTCAGCCGCGCTGCCCAGCGGCCTGGCCGACGTCCTGCTCATCCGGATCGAGCAGCTGACCGAGACTGCCCAGCAGGTCCTGCGCACGGCGGCTGTGGCGGGGCGCCGGGTCGGGCACGACCTGCTGCGTGGCGCCGTGCAACTGCCGCAGGAGGAGCTGGAGTCGGCGCTGCGCGAGGCGGTCGGTCACCAGCTGCTGGTGACCGACGACGACGCGACGTACTCTTTCCGGCACGCTCTCACCCGCGAGGCCGTGTACGCGGATCTGTTGCCCGGCGAACGGGTCAGGCTGCACGGGGTGTTCGCGGCGCTCCTCGCTGGCGAGGGCCGTTCGACGAACAGTGCGGCGGAGCGGGCCCATCACTCACGCGCGAGCCACGACCTGGCCGACGCGCTGGCAGCCTCCCTCGAAGCCGCCGACCATGCACAGCGCCTCCGCGCACCCGCCGAAGAACTGCGGCACCTGGAGACCGCGCTCGAACTGTGGGCCGTGGTGGACGCCTCCGCGCACCCCGAGCACAGCGACCCCGTCACTCTCACCCTGCGTGCCTCGGCCGCCGCCGCACACGCCGGCGAACCCCATCGCGCGGTCCAGCTCACTCGCTCCGCGCTCGCGCGGGCGGGCTCGGAGGCCGACTCCGAACTTGCCGCCCGGGTGCGCTACACCCTCGCGGGCAACCTGATGCGGATCGACAATCTTCAGGCTGCGTTCGCGTACAGCAGCGAGGCGCTCGGGCTGATCCCGGCCGAGCCGCCCTCGCGCACCTGGGTGTGGGCGGCCGCGACGCACGTCATGGCGGCCCGTTACGTGGGCCGTGACGAGGACGCCGAACGTGTCGCCCGCCAGGCCCTGGACATCGCCGAGGGGCTCCGACTTGCTGACGCCCAGGCCGATTTGGTGATATCGCTGGTCGGTCTCGAGGCGCACAACCGGCGTACTCCGCAGGGTCGGGAGCAGCTCCTCAGAGCCCGTGAGCTGGCCCGCACCGCCGGGAATCTCCAGGTGGAGATGCGGGCGCTGTACAACCTGGCGATCGGTTGCTACGAGTGCGGCGAAATGGACCCGTGCCTGACCTGGATCAGCGACGGACTCGACCGCGCCCGCCGTGCCGGCCTCCTCTCCTCGCCGTACGCCGTGGAGTTGCGCTATCTGCAATCCCTGCTGCTCTACACGCTGGGCCGCTGGGACGAGTGCACGCGAACGGCCGCCGACGACGTCACCCTCCTCACGGCCACGTCCGGGTTCGCGACCGCACCCGCGCTGTACGTCGCCCTGGCGCGCGGCGAGTTCGACGTGGCGGTCGGTGGCTCCCGTGCACTGCTCGACGGCCCCCCGGACTGGATGGCCTCGCTCGTCGCGAGCATCGTGCTGACCGACGCCGCGGCGCTGCGCGGTGACGCCGAGGACTGTGTACGGCAGATGGGCACCGCGGTCGACGCACTCACGGAGGGCTCGGGCTCCGACAGGCCCGACGCCGTGGTCCGGCTGGCCGCGCTCACCTTGTCGGCCGTCGCGGACGCGGCGGAGGAGTCCCGACTGGCTGGCGACGCGCCGCGCACCAGTCGCTGGACGGACAGCGCGGCCGAGCTCGTGGAGCTGGCCCGGACCACGGCGGCCCACGGCGAAGACGGCACTGAGCAGGGACCCGAGGGCCTGGCCTGGCTGGCCCGCGCCCAAGCCGAGGGAGTACGCGCCGCCACCGGCCCGGACGTCGCCGCCTGGGAGCGGGCCGTGACCGCGTTCGGCTACGGCGAACCATACGAACTCGCCCGGTGCCGACGGCGGCTCGCGGAGGCCCTGCTCGCCGCCGGCCGCCGCGAAGAGGCGGCCGAGCAGGCACATGCGGCCCGGGACACGGCCGTGCGGCTCGGCGCCGTCCCGCTGCGCGAGGCGCTCGACACCTTGGTACGACGCGGCCGTCTCGCCAAAGCACCGGCCGCCGGGGAGATCGCCGACCTGACCGCCCGGGAGAGCGAGGTGCTGCGGCTGCTCGGCCGGGGGCGCACCAACCGCCAGATCGGCGAAGAGTTGTACATCAGCGGCAAGACGGCAAGCGTCCACGTCTCCAACATCCTCGCCAAGCTGGGTGCCGCGAGCCGTACCGAGGCCGTCGGCATCGCATACCGCGAGGGCCTGATCGAGCCGGAGACCAGCGCGTCGGGCTGA
- a CDS encoding transposase, whose amino-acid sequence MAEKRRVFTAEFREGAVRIVTEAGKPVPEVAEDLGINETTPASWESASSGEVRNLDASSALARHVAAADVDECGVARPQSGRRTPFPLRLATGVKGRRVEIGDQQNSGASTGRSHHDQNCA is encoded by the coding sequence ATGGCGGAGAAGCGTCGAGTGTTCACGGCGGAGTTTCGTGAGGGGGCGGTACGCATCGTGACGGAGGCCGGGAAGCCGGTCCCCGAGGTCGCGGAGGACCTGGGGATCAACGAGACGACGCCGGCGAGCTGGGAATCTGCCAGCTCGGGCGAAGTGCGGAATCTCGACGCCTCGTCTGCGCTTGCCCGCCATGTGGCAGCCGCCGACGTGGACGAATGCGGGGTCGCGCGGCCGCAATCTGGCCGCCGCACCCCGTTCCCGCTCCGGTTGGCAACAGGTGTCAAGGGGCGGAGGGTAGAGATAGGGGATCAACAGAACTCGGGGGCCTCCACAGGACGCAGTCATCATGACCAGAACTGTGCGTAG
- a CDS encoding carbon-nitrogen hydrolase family protein: protein MKIAAGQFTCVPADVAANVRQMTVLAGKARAQDAELVVFPELALTGYELEVVLADPGLWAKAEDPRLDMIRESGIATVVNCVAATEGPRPAIETLVFGADGELLTTYQKQRLFEHEQDAFMSGRHDGRFELGGVRFALATCNDNHFPDLTSRGSADGCQVHLASSLYGTGGGVDELATVYPGIAKDSNMYVVLANHVGPAGGWTGCGRSSVWAPGGALLAEADTETAMIVMAEVG, encoded by the coding sequence ATGAAGATCGCAGCAGGTCAGTTCACCTGCGTTCCAGCTGATGTGGCCGCCAACGTCCGACAGATGACCGTCCTCGCTGGCAAAGCCCGCGCACAGGATGCAGAGCTGGTGGTGTTCCCGGAGCTGGCTTTGACCGGGTACGAGCTTGAGGTCGTACTCGCCGATCCGGGTTTGTGGGCGAAGGCAGAAGACCCACGCCTGGACATGATCCGGGAGAGCGGTATTGCCACCGTCGTCAATTGCGTTGCAGCCACAGAGGGGCCACGGCCTGCCATCGAGACTCTGGTCTTCGGGGCCGACGGTGAACTGCTCACCACTTACCAGAAGCAGCGCCTGTTCGAGCATGAGCAGGACGCGTTCATGTCAGGGCGGCACGATGGACGATTCGAGCTCGGAGGAGTGCGCTTCGCGCTGGCTACGTGCAACGACAACCACTTTCCCGACCTGACTTCGCGTGGGTCTGCTGACGGGTGCCAGGTGCACCTGGCCAGTTCGCTGTACGGCACGGGCGGTGGAGTTGATGAACTCGCGACGGTCTATCCGGGCATCGCCAAAGACTCGAACATGTACGTCGTGCTGGCCAACCATGTCGGGCCGGCAGGAGGGTGGACCGGCTGCGGCCGTTCCTCGGTGTGGGCCCCGGGCGGCGCCCTCCTGGCGGAGGCTGACACTGAGACGGCCATGATCGTCATGGCCGAGGTTGGGTGA
- a CDS encoding DMT family transporter — protein MEERKTRAWAICSVVAAALLWSSSYAVTKEVLADVGPLTIGAIRFTIAAVLLAIMARMRRNPAAPPDVRQRRMIYLSGLLGITAYFVLENIGVELSTASDASLIVATYPLMTMLLELALLRTRMPLLRVGGVLLATLGAFLVVRNGAEVGGSARWFGDVLLLLGGLMWAGYNVLGKYAGRGQDAVNLTYHQTVAGAAGFLLASLLEIGEWRMPDASASAMLTYLAVACSVGGFLLYNYGLRRMTSSVAVNILNLVPVFGVLGAVVINKETLRLAQVLGGVVIVAGVALGLVERRTVVEKAAVPEPSPVTDLSRLEPSGPSGQPSPATTRSDETPVTGNPN, from the coding sequence GTGGAGGAACGGAAGACGAGGGCGTGGGCGATCTGTTCAGTCGTGGCGGCCGCGCTGTTGTGGAGCAGCTCGTACGCGGTGACCAAGGAGGTGCTGGCGGACGTCGGGCCGCTGACCATCGGGGCAATCCGCTTCACCATCGCCGCCGTACTGCTCGCGATCATGGCGCGGATGCGCCGCAACCCGGCCGCCCCGCCGGATGTCCGCCAGCGGCGGATGATCTACCTGAGCGGCCTGCTCGGCATCACGGCCTACTTCGTGCTGGAGAACATCGGCGTTGAGCTGTCGACGGCCTCGGACGCTTCCCTCATCGTGGCCACCTATCCGCTGATGACCATGCTTCTGGAGCTAGCGCTCCTCCGGACCAGGATGCCGCTGCTCAGGGTCGGCGGCGTGCTGCTCGCCACTCTGGGAGCCTTCCTGGTCGTACGCAACGGTGCAGAAGTCGGAGGCAGCGCACGCTGGTTCGGCGACGTGCTGCTCCTGCTCGGCGGGCTGATGTGGGCCGGATACAACGTGCTGGGCAAGTACGCGGGTCGAGGCCAGGACGCGGTGAACCTCACCTACCACCAGACAGTGGCCGGCGCCGCTGGCTTCCTGCTCGCCTCACTCCTGGAGATCGGCGAGTGGCGGATGCCGGACGCATCGGCCTCTGCGATGCTCACCTATCTGGCCGTGGCGTGTTCCGTCGGCGGTTTCCTCCTCTACAACTACGGCCTGCGCAGGATGACTTCGAGCGTCGCGGTCAACATCCTCAACCTGGTACCAGTGTTCGGCGTGCTCGGTGCCGTGGTGATCAACAAGGAGACACTCCGGCTCGCACAGGTCCTCGGTGGCGTGGTCATCGTCGCCGGTGTGGCCCTCGGGCTGGTCGAACGCCGAACAGTCGTCGAGAAGGCCGCGGTTCCTGAGCCGAGCCCGGTCACCGACCTGTCCCGTCTCGAACCATCTGGTCCGAGCGGCCAGCCGTCACCTGCGACGACCAGGTCAGATGAGACGCCAGTTACCGGGAATCCCAATTGA
- a CDS encoding Lrp/AsnC family transcriptional regulator, producing the protein MDELDSALLRLLQQDGRRTNRDLADELGIAPSTCLERVRALRERGVLLGYHAEVDLPSLDRGLQAMIAVRVRPPTRVVIEQFKAFVARMPEVIAVFVLTGTDDFLLHVAVRDTDQLHSVVLDKLTERQELADVRTSVIYGHLRKNVIEPM; encoded by the coding sequence ATGGACGAACTAGATTCGGCGTTGCTGCGGCTTCTGCAGCAAGACGGTCGGCGCACCAACCGGGACCTGGCAGACGAGTTGGGAATCGCGCCCTCCACCTGCCTGGAGCGAGTGCGCGCCCTCCGCGAGCGCGGTGTGCTGCTCGGATACCACGCTGAGGTCGACCTCCCCTCGCTCGACCGAGGGCTGCAAGCGATGATCGCCGTTCGGGTGCGGCCGCCGACACGTGTGGTCATTGAGCAGTTCAAAGCCTTCGTGGCGCGCATGCCCGAGGTGATCGCGGTCTTCGTGCTGACAGGCACCGACGACTTCCTGCTGCACGTCGCGGTTCGCGACACCGACCAGCTGCACTCCGTCGTTCTGGACAAGCTGACCGAGCGACAGGAACTCGCAGACGTACGCACTTCAGTGATCTACGGGCACCTGCGGAAGAACGTCATCGAGCCGATGTGA